The following are from one region of the Amylibacter sp. IMCC11727 genome:
- a CDS encoding DUF4328 domain-containing protein, translating into MNGLDYDIRGLARRAIIALYITAIAEVALMALSVMTLQYYTALEDGRQIPAYLGVESGLFDTITAVIAFGYLIVYFICVVICAFWIYRAASNAEKIMPSDERITAGWSVGWYFVPFMNLWKPFQGMKHIWNSRAGGADLNSPLPSNASWWWGCWVASNILGNLQFRLSSNDNISNLINSEYVGLVASPFSIVAAILFAGLIREVTDMQEQNAGVASVFE; encoded by the coding sequence ATGAACGGACTAGACTACGACATCAGAGGATTAGCGCGACGAGCGATCATCGCGCTTTACATCACTGCTATCGCAGAGGTGGCGCTGATGGCGTTGTCTGTTATGACCTTGCAATATTACACGGCACTGGAAGATGGGCGGCAAATACCAGCATATCTGGGAGTGGAGTCGGGGCTGTTTGATACAATCACGGCTGTCATCGCCTTTGGGTATCTGATCGTCTATTTCATCTGCGTGGTGATCTGTGCGTTCTGGATTTATCGTGCTGCCAGTAATGCGGAAAAGATCATGCCCAGTGACGAGCGCATTACCGCAGGGTGGAGTGTGGGTTGGTACTTTGTTCCATTCATGAATCTGTGGAAGCCGTTTCAGGGAATGAAGCATATTTGGAATTCCCGTGCGGGTGGTGCGGATTTGAACAGTCCATTGCCATCAAATGCGTCGTGGTGGTGGGGGTGCTGGGTTGCGTCCAATATCCTTGGGAATTTGCAATTCCGACTGAGCAGCAACGACAATATCTCGAATCTTATCAACTCTGAATATGTGGGGTTGGTGGCCAGCCCGTTTTCCATTGTAGCGGCCATTTTGTTCGCAGGACTGATCCGTGAGGTGACAGATATGCAGGAACAAAACGCGGGCGTTGCGTCGGTGTTTGAATGA